Proteins from a single region of Spirochaetota bacterium:
- a CDS encoding putative zinc-binding metallopeptidase, translating to MLVSLFPVASIAAEKVDFSKQLIHFEKRYGLSVRYEIGEGFFPPEWLEAPISAQATAIPENEIKRTLSLATGALRIYPDTVVKKHLRAIHLAGGFTFYGLNFGATSADDCIYLCNAGTADGYTDRYILRAFHHEFAHILYAKHVFPLDEWSACNPPGFAYLGGNDGGVEAIRKGADSLVGDERLYGMGFLAEYAMSSPEEDLCVYSEMILGAGEEFAGIMNRHNAVKRKYAIWRKYYLSIDPAFMRTVNPKKPR from the coding sequence TTGCTGGTATCGCTTTTCCCGGTCGCCTCCATAGCGGCCGAAAAGGTCGATTTCTCGAAACAACTCATACACTTTGAAAAACGCTACGGCCTGAGCGTGCGGTATGAAATCGGCGAGGGCTTCTTCCCCCCGGAGTGGCTGGAAGCTCCCATATCGGCCCAGGCCACGGCCATCCCTGAAAACGAGATAAAGCGCACGTTATCCCTGGCAACAGGGGCCCTGCGCATCTATCCCGACACCGTCGTAAAAAAACACCTGAGAGCGATCCATCTCGCCGGCGGTTTTACATTCTATGGCCTCAATTTCGGGGCCACAAGCGCCGACGATTGCATATACCTGTGTAACGCCGGCACCGCGGACGGATATACCGACCGGTATATACTGCGCGCCTTTCATCATGAGTTCGCCCATATTCTGTACGCGAAGCACGTGTTTCCTTTGGATGAATGGAGCGCATGCAATCCTCCTGGATTTGCCTATTTGGGCGGCAACGACGGCGGTGTCGAGGCGATCAGGAAAGGCGCGGATTCCCTCGTCGGAGACGAACGACTCTACGGGATGGGATTCCTCGCCGAGTACGCGATGTCCTCGCCCGAGGAAGATTTGTGCGTTTATTCCGAAATGATCCTCGGCGCGGGCGAAGAGTTTGCCGGGATTATGAACAGGCACAACGCGGTTAAAAGAAAATACGCGATATGGCGCAAGTATTATCTTTCGATCGATCCCGCTTTTATGCGCACGGTTAACCCTAAAAAACCACGATGA
- a CDS encoding class I SAM-dependent methyltransferase: protein MKFYDKIFAAEYDRRLGAEGYPGILLDHVERELGNARRVIDVGAGTGFFTIPLAARGRYMEAIEPSLHMLDILTSKLDDETASRVRIHQSTWEDWSGERGDALICLHSIYPMPDPGAAIEKMLLYADRRILLVRSDEGSRNLSGILREKTGKTRNPVDLFEKIERMLCVLGVEYNARPVEQRRITSFGNLDDEAAYFCRHLGLADDKIEDVRRIIDEHTVRRGDVREFEGLYRDIIVVF from the coding sequence ATGAAATTTTACGATAAGATATTCGCCGCCGAATACGACCGGAGGCTGGGCGCCGAGGGATATCCCGGCATCCTGCTTGATCACGTCGAACGCGAACTTGGCAATGCGCGGCGCGTAATTGATGTAGGGGCAGGGACCGGTTTCTTTACGATCCCGCTGGCTGCGCGGGGGCGTTATATGGAGGCGATAGAGCCTTCACTGCATATGCTCGATATCCTCACAAGCAAGCTTGATGATGAAACGGCATCGCGCGTCCGAATCCACCAATCGACCTGGGAAGACTGGTCGGGTGAAAGAGGTGACGCGCTTATCTGCCTGCATTCAATCTACCCCATGCCCGATCCCGGCGCCGCGATCGAGAAAATGCTCCTATATGCCGACCGGCGCATACTGCTGGTGCGCAGCGATGAGGGATCGCGAAACCTCTCAGGAATATTGCGGGAAAAAACCGGAAAGACGCGCAATCCCGTGGACTTATTTGAAAAAATAGAGCGTATGTTATGCGTACTCGGAGTGGAATACAATGCGAGGCCGGTTGAACAGCGCCGCATAACTTCATTCGGAAATCTCGACGACGAGGCCGCCTACTTTTGCCGGCACCTCGGGCTTGCAGATGATAAAATCGAAGATGTTCGGCGAATAATCGATGAGCATACCGTACGCCGCGGGGATGTTCGCGAATTCGAGGGGTTATACCGCGATATCATCGTGGTTTTTTAG
- the purE gene encoding 5-(carboxyamino)imidazole ribonucleotide mutase, with the protein MPLISVVLGSDFDLPKVRSCFDLLEEFGVSFEVVISSAHRTPEKTREWAATLRARGVKAVIAVAGGAAHLPGVVAAVTTLPVIGVPIETAIGGGLDSILSILQMPAGIPVATMPAGRSGGANAALFAIALLATTDSSLETKLDSYRKKMAEGIIEKSEKLQKIGYREYIKGLETK; encoded by the coding sequence ATGCCGCTGATATCAGTGGTTCTGGGAAGCGATTTCGATCTCCCCAAAGTGAGGAGTTGCTTCGATCTGCTTGAAGAATTCGGCGTTTCGTTTGAGGTGGTCATTTCCTCCGCGCATCGCACTCCGGAGAAAACCAGGGAGTGGGCCGCGACGCTGCGTGCCCGCGGGGTTAAGGCCGTTATCGCCGTCGCGGGCGGCGCCGCGCATCTCCCCGGGGTGGTTGCCGCGGTTACCACACTTCCCGTAATCGGGGTTCCCATCGAGACCGCCATCGGGGGCGGGCTTGATTCGATATTATCCATTTTACAGATGCCCGCGGGTATCCCCGTGGCCACCATGCCCGCCGGCAGGTCGGGCGGGGCTAACGCGGCCCTATTCGCGATAGCGTTGCTCGCGACAACCGACTCGTCGCTGGAGACGAAACTGGATTCCTACCGGAAAAAAATGGCGGAAGGGATCATCGAGAAAAGCGAGAAACTGCAGAAGATAGGGTACAGGGAATATATAAAGGGCTTAGAGACAAAGTAG
- the guaA gene encoding glutamine-hydrolyzing GMP synthase: MVLDFGSQYTQLIARRIREQNVYAEIVPYHISFEEIRREKPSAIVLSGGPSSLYEKDAPRISAEIFGLGVPVLGICYGLYVVVDAFKGKIKGSSRKEYGRAVITIREKSKLFKGLKKNETVWMSHGDKVTAPPPGFRVVASSVNAETAAIENSEKRIYGVQFHPEVYHTVHGNTILRNFLFDICALRPSWNMKSFIASSVEAIRAEVGDGTVLLGLSGGVDSTVTAVLLDRAIDKRLYCVFVNNGVLRKNEAEQVIERFNRHLKLNLIHVDASDRFLRKLKGVENPEKKRQIIGREFIKVFMEEARKIGRFDFLAQGTLYPDVIESVSTKGPSDTIKSHHNRVPEVLKLIKSGRVIEPLKELFKDEVRVLGRELGLADELVHRHPFPGPGLAIRIVGEVTRERVATLQEADAILIDEIRAAGLYRKLWQMFAVFLPVKSVGVMGDKRTYENVIALRGVTSVDAMTADWAYLPEDVMRKISSRIINEVRGINRVVFDISSKPPSTIEWE, from the coding sequence ATGGTGCTGGATTTCGGGTCCCAGTACACGCAGCTCATCGCGCGCCGAATCCGCGAGCAAAACGTCTACGCGGAAATCGTGCCCTACCATATATCGTTCGAGGAAATAAGAAGGGAGAAGCCGTCGGCGATCGTCCTCTCGGGCGGGCCGTCGTCGCTGTACGAAAAGGACGCCCCGCGCATAAGCGCGGAAATCTTCGGGCTGGGCGTTCCGGTGCTTGGAATCTGTTACGGACTGTACGTGGTGGTCGACGCCTTCAAGGGTAAAATAAAGGGGTCCAGCCGCAAAGAGTACGGGCGCGCGGTGATAACGATACGCGAAAAGTCGAAACTCTTCAAGGGCTTGAAAAAGAACGAAACCGTCTGGATGAGCCACGGGGACAAGGTCACCGCGCCGCCGCCGGGCTTCAGGGTGGTCGCGAGTTCGGTCAACGCGGAGACCGCCGCGATAGAGAACAGCGAAAAGAGGATATACGGCGTACAGTTCCATCCCGAGGTGTATCATACGGTTCACGGCAATACAATCTTGAGGAACTTTTTGTTCGATATCTGCGCGCTCAGGCCGTCCTGGAACATGAAATCGTTCATCGCCTCCTCGGTCGAAGCCATCCGCGCCGAGGTCGGGGACGGAACGGTTCTTCTGGGACTCTCCGGCGGCGTGGATTCCACGGTGACCGCAGTGCTCCTTGACCGGGCCATCGATAAACGGCTGTACTGCGTTTTCGTCAATAACGGCGTATTAAGAAAGAACGAGGCCGAGCAGGTGATCGAGCGGTTCAACCGCCACCTGAAGCTCAATCTTATCCATGTCGACGCCTCGGACCGATTTTTACGGAAGCTCAAAGGGGTCGAGAACCCGGAAAAAAAGCGCCAGATCATCGGCCGGGAATTCATTAAAGTATTTATGGAGGAGGCCCGGAAGATCGGGCGATTCGATTTTTTGGCCCAGGGAACGCTCTATCCCGACGTAATCGAGTCGGTCTCCACCAAGGGGCCGTCCGATACCATCAAGAGTCATCACAATCGCGTACCCGAGGTGCTGAAGCTCATCAAATCGGGCAGGGTCATAGAGCCCCTCAAGGAGCTTTTCAAGGACGAGGTGCGGGTTCTCGGGAGGGAACTGGGGCTCGCGGACGAACTGGTCCATCGCCATCCGTTCCCCGGTCCGGGACTCGCCATCCGCATTGTCGGTGAGGTCACAAGGGAACGCGTGGCGACACTCCAGGAGGCGGACGCCATTTTGATTGATGAGATCCGCGCGGCGGGGCTTTACCGTAAGCTCTGGCAGATGTTCGCGGTATTTCTGCCGGTCAAATCGGTCGGCGTAATGGGCGACAAGCGCACCTATGAAAACGTCATCGCCTTGCGCGGCGTCACCTCGGTCGACGCCATGACGGCCGACTGGGCCTACCTTCCGGAGGATGTGATGCGAAAGATTTCCAGCAGGATTATCAACGAGGTGCGCGGGATAAATCGCGTAGTGTTCGACATCTCCTCGAAGCCGCCTTCAACGATCGAGTGGGAATAG
- a CDS encoding tetratricopeptide repeat protein: MTTIKILAAVFTLCLALIAVFVARKTHLPGRIKKAEEFLDNDDIQKAGEIVKTILNRKPDYAPARYLRALILIKQKQYLLAISELNGVLGITGFADFVSEVDVHYHLADLYYHTQQWQKEVEEYRAILKFNPDDIRANHRIGHVLYRQKNYGNAREHLLKAYTQDPSLGDCLLPLGVSCFHSADHTNAEQYLLKSLETASDPSEAQYHLGAIYKSRKDYETAMRMYNAVCKDRRFLVGSMRALGEIYAEQEMYDEAIERLEEGLGGLSGKDEESFSYRYLLAECYERANKITEAVYHWQKISETNSSYRNTKTKLEDYRGILDNDTQRVLFTASLEELQPLITEVIARLNYNIISKNQVNVNEYFYKAFNIKRINEPPLAIYFNRTTRDITESQINDFYHRMNAENCKSGIYLTTAKFSIRAKNAAASMMVELMDSTFLNKAVERVMTKRSKPGG; encoded by the coding sequence ATGACAACTATTAAAATACTCGCTGCTGTCTTCACGCTCTGCCTGGCCCTCATCGCAGTCTTCGTCGCCCGCAAGACCCATCTGCCCGGCCGAATCAAGAAGGCGGAAGAGTTCCTCGACAACGATGATATCCAGAAGGCCGGCGAAATAGTCAAAACAATACTCAACAGGAAGCCGGATTATGCCCCCGCCCGTTATCTGCGCGCGCTGATTTTAATAAAGCAAAAACAATATCTCCTCGCGATATCCGAACTGAACGGCGTACTGGGAATTACCGGATTTGCCGATTTCGTGAGCGAGGTCGATGTGCATTACCATCTCGCCGACCTATATTACCACACCCAGCAGTGGCAGAAGGAGGTCGAGGAATACAGGGCCATATTGAAATTCAACCCCGACGACATCCGGGCGAACCACCGGATAGGGCACGTGCTTTACCGCCAGAAAAACTACGGCAACGCCCGCGAGCACCTGCTCAAGGCCTACACCCAGGACCCGTCCCTCGGTGACTGCCTGCTCCCCCTGGGCGTCTCGTGCTTCCACTCGGCCGACCACACGAACGCCGAGCAATACCTTTTAAAGTCCCTCGAAACGGCTTCGGACCCCTCGGAGGCCCAATACCATCTGGGGGCCATATACAAATCGAGAAAGGATTACGAGACCGCCATGAGAATGTATAATGCCGTCTGCAAGGACCGGCGCTTCCTGGTCGGCAGCATGCGCGCACTCGGGGAGATCTACGCCGAGCAGGAGATGTACGACGAAGCGATCGAGAGGCTCGAGGAGGGGCTGGGCGGCCTTTCCGGGAAAGACGAGGAGTCCTTCTCTTACCGTTACCTTCTGGCCGAGTGTTACGAACGGGCCAACAAGATCACCGAGGCGGTATACCACTGGCAGAAGATTTCAGAAACAAACTCGTCGTATCGCAACACCAAAACGAAACTCGAGGACTACCGCGGCATACTTGACAACGATACCCAGAGGGTGCTTTTCACCGCCTCGCTCGAGGAACTGCAGCCGCTCATCACCGAGGTCATCGCCAGGCTCAACTACAATATAATCTCAAAAAACCAGGTCAATGTTAACGAGTATTTTTACAAGGCCTTCAACATCAAGCGCATCAACGAGCCCCCGCTGGCCATTTATTTCAACAGGACCACAAGGGATATCACCGAATCCCAGATCAACGATTTCTATCATCGAATGAACGCCGAGAACTGCAAGAGCGGCATCTATCTGACCACGGCGAAATTCAGCATACGCGCGAAGAACGCCGCCGCGTCCATGATGGTCGAGCTCATGGATTCCACGTTCCTCAACAAAGCGGTGGAGCGGGTGATGACGAAACGCTCCAAACCGGGAGGTTGA